In Streptomyces qaidamensis, one DNA window encodes the following:
- a CDS encoding ROK family transcriptional regulator, with the protein MAGTAGTPGTPRVLRAMNDRAALDLLLEHGPLSRTRIGKLTGLSKPTASQLLSRLEAAGLVLATGTTEGRPGPSAQLYEVNPAAGYAAGLDVTPQRILAAVADITGRTVGRFELPTPGRRTGTPVVQQVTDALDGAVKAAGLARDDVHRLVIGTPGAFDPTTGRLRYASHLPGWHSPTLLEELAAALPMPFEYENDVNLVALAEQRLGAARGHADFVLLWNEEGLGAALVLGGRLHRGWTGGAGEVGFLPVPGTPLVRQVTKANSGGYQELAGSQAVPRLARELGIEDIPQGPYAEAAARLLARAAQTGDDAHRHLLRTYATRLATGLASLVSVLDPELVVLSGASLTSGGEPLRALVQTELEELAASRPRLVVGDVREHPVLRGALESALATTRDEVFDTSR; encoded by the coding sequence ATGGCAGGAACCGCCGGCACGCCGGGCACTCCGCGCGTCCTGCGCGCCATGAACGACCGGGCCGCCCTGGACCTGCTGCTGGAGCACGGACCGCTGTCCCGCACCCGGATCGGCAAGCTCACCGGCCTGTCCAAGCCGACCGCCTCCCAGCTCCTGTCCCGGCTGGAGGCGGCGGGTCTCGTCCTGGCCACCGGCACCACCGAAGGCCGGCCGGGCCCGAGCGCCCAGCTCTACGAGGTCAATCCGGCAGCCGGTTACGCCGCGGGGCTCGACGTCACCCCCCAGCGGATCCTCGCCGCGGTCGCCGACATCACCGGCCGCACGGTCGGCCGCTTCGAACTGCCCACCCCCGGCAGGCGCACCGGCACCCCGGTCGTCCAGCAGGTCACCGACGCCCTGGACGGAGCCGTGAAGGCGGCCGGTCTCGCCCGGGACGACGTCCACCGCCTCGTCATCGGCACCCCCGGCGCCTTCGACCCCACCACCGGACGGCTGCGCTACGCCTCCCACCTGCCCGGCTGGCACTCCCCCACCCTGCTGGAGGAGCTCGCCGCCGCCCTGCCGATGCCGTTCGAGTACGAGAACGACGTCAACCTGGTCGCGCTCGCCGAGCAGCGCCTCGGGGCGGCCCGGGGCCACGCGGACTTCGTGCTGCTGTGGAACGAGGAGGGCCTGGGCGCCGCCCTGGTGCTGGGCGGCCGGCTGCACCGCGGCTGGACCGGCGGCGCCGGCGAGGTCGGCTTCCTGCCGGTGCCGGGCACCCCCCTGGTCCGCCAGGTCACCAAGGCCAACAGCGGCGGCTACCAGGAGCTGGCCGGCTCCCAGGCCGTCCCGCGCCTGGCCCGCGAGCTCGGCATCGAGGACATCCCGCAGGGTCCGTACGCCGAGGCCGCCGCCCGGTTGCTGGCCCGGGCGGCGCAGACCGGCGACGACGCCCACCGGCACCTCCTGCGGACCTACGCGACGCGGCTGGCCACCGGTCTGGCCTCCCTGGTCTCGGTCCTCGACCCCGAGCTCGTCGTGCTGAGCGGCGCGTCCCTCACCTCGGGCGGCGAGCCGCTGCGCGCCCTCGTCCAGACCGAACTGGAAGAGCTGGCCGCGTCCCGCCCGCGCCTGGTCGTGGGCGACGTCCGTGAACACCCCGTGCTGCGCGGCGCGCTGGAGAGCGCGCTCGCGACGACACGCGACGAGGTCTTCGACACCTCCCGCTGA
- a CDS encoding ABC transporter substrate-binding protein, whose protein sequence is MPGISRKTAITLAASASVALLATACTGKPDSGASDDASKETTVTFWHAWSAPSEVKAVKELVAGFERAHPNIHVDVVGNMTDDKMNQALRTGGDKAPDVISSFTTNSVGKFCSSGALVDLNPFFEKSGIDPQKTFPKAMNEYTRFEGNRCAVPLLGDAYGLYYNKTAFKKAGITAPPKTWSEFERVAEKLTIPQGDTYKQLGFMPNYHGWETTTEHYLGQFSPTYFDKEGKSNVGKDPAFEAAFKLQKKLVDALGGYRKLETYRSGLGDEWGPRHPFHTGQVAMQLDGEWRLGMALDAKPKFDIGVAPLPVPDDQADQYGKGYITGTIAGIAATGKKQNAAWELVKYMTTDTDAVVNFSNAIHNVPSTLAALKSPKLTYDPRFKTFLEIAADPNSTTAPASVNGGVYLTTIQQFGYDYESGKATDLKAGLKRTAAQIDTDIAQAK, encoded by the coding sequence ATGCCCGGAATATCCAGAAAAACCGCCATCACCCTCGCCGCCTCCGCCTCCGTCGCCCTCCTCGCCACGGCCTGCACCGGCAAGCCGGACTCCGGCGCGAGCGACGACGCCTCCAAGGAGACGACCGTCACCTTCTGGCACGCCTGGAGCGCGCCGTCGGAGGTGAAGGCCGTCAAGGAGCTGGTCGCCGGCTTCGAGAGGGCGCACCCCAACATCCACGTCGACGTCGTCGGCAACATGACGGACGACAAGATGAACCAGGCCCTGCGCACCGGCGGCGACAAGGCCCCGGACGTGATCTCGTCGTTCACCACGAACAGCGTCGGGAAGTTCTGCTCCTCGGGCGCCCTGGTGGATCTCAACCCCTTCTTCGAGAAGTCGGGCATCGACCCGCAGAAGACCTTCCCGAAGGCCATGAACGAGTACACCCGGTTCGAGGGCAACCGCTGCGCGGTCCCCCTCCTCGGCGACGCCTACGGCCTCTACTACAACAAGACGGCGTTCAAGAAGGCGGGCATCACCGCACCGCCGAAGACCTGGTCGGAATTCGAGCGGGTCGCCGAGAAGCTGACCATTCCCCAGGGCGACACGTACAAGCAGCTCGGCTTCATGCCGAACTACCACGGCTGGGAGACCACCACCGAGCACTACCTCGGCCAGTTCTCCCCCACGTACTTCGACAAGGAAGGCAAGTCGAACGTCGGCAAGGACCCGGCCTTCGAGGCCGCGTTCAAGCTGCAGAAGAAGCTGGTCGACGCACTCGGCGGCTACCGCAAGCTGGAGACCTACCGCTCCGGGCTCGGCGACGAGTGGGGCCCCCGGCACCCCTTCCACACCGGCCAGGTCGCCATGCAGCTCGACGGCGAGTGGCGCCTGGGCATGGCCCTGGACGCCAAGCCGAAGTTCGACATCGGCGTGGCCCCGCTGCCCGTCCCCGACGACCAGGCCGACCAGTACGGCAAGGGCTACATCACCGGCACCATCGCCGGTATCGCCGCGACCGGCAAGAAGCAGAACGCGGCCTGGGAGCTGGTGAAGTACATGACCACGGACACGGACGCGGTGGTGAACTTCTCCAACGCCATCCACAACGTGCCCTCGACGCTGGCGGCCCTGAAGTCCCCGAAGCTGACGTACGACCCGCGCTTCAAGACGTTCCTGGAGATCGCGGCGGACCCGAACTCCACCACCGCCCCCGCCTCCGTCAACGGCGGCGTCTACCTCACCACGATCCAGCAGTTCGGCTACGACTACGAAAGCGGCAAGGCGACCGATCTCAAGGCCGGTCTGAAGAGGACGGCGGCACAGATCGACACGGACATCGCGCAGGCGAAGTAG
- a CDS encoding carbohydrate ABC transporter permease, protein MSTSTLRAKHRRSSLRTLAFLSPWLIGFTVFFAYPLVSTVYFSFMRYDGFRPPVWSGTKNWAYVFEHYPLFWPALRNTLWLVVIMVTLRVAFGLGVGLLITRIKTATGVFRTLFYLPYLAPPVAATMAFAFLLNPGTGPVNSLLEKTGLPAPGWFNDPAWSKPALTLLALWGIGDLMVIFMAALLDVPKEQYEAAELDGATPWQRFRYVTLPNISPIVMFAVVTGVIQTMQYYTQPLIAGKVASGVIQGAGTQFEPGYPDKSTLTLPQLVYNLGFQRFDYGSACVVALVLFALSMAFTALLMRRRGGLIQAGER, encoded by the coding sequence ATGAGTACCTCTACTCTGCGGGCGAAGCACCGCCGCTCGTCCCTGCGCACCCTCGCCTTCCTCTCCCCCTGGCTGATCGGCTTCACGGTCTTCTTCGCCTACCCCCTGGTCTCCACCGTCTACTTCTCCTTCATGCGGTACGACGGCTTCAGGCCGCCGGTGTGGAGCGGCACGAAGAACTGGGCGTACGTCTTCGAGCACTACCCGCTGTTCTGGCCCGCCCTGCGCAACACCCTGTGGCTGGTCGTCATCATGGTCACGCTCCGGGTCGCCTTCGGCCTGGGCGTGGGCCTGCTGATCACCAGGATCAAGACGGCCACGGGTGTCTTCCGCACCCTCTTCTACCTGCCGTACCTCGCCCCGCCCGTGGCGGCCACGATGGCCTTCGCCTTCCTCCTCAACCCCGGTACGGGCCCGGTCAACTCCCTCCTGGAGAAGACGGGGCTGCCGGCCCCGGGCTGGTTCAACGACCCGGCCTGGTCGAAGCCGGCCCTGACCCTCCTGGCCCTGTGGGGCATCGGCGACCTGATGGTCATCTTCATGGCCGCCCTGCTCGACGTGCCGAAGGAGCAGTACGAGGCGGCGGAACTGGACGGCGCGACGCCCTGGCAGCGCTTCCGCTACGTGACGCTCCCGAACATCTCGCCGATCGTGATGTTCGCGGTCGTCACCGGCGTGATCCAGACCATGCAGTACTACACGCAGCCTCTGATCGCCGGGAAGGTCGCCTCGGGCGTGATCCAGGGAGCGGGCACGCAGTTCGAGCCCGGCTATCCCGACAAGTCCACCCTCACCCTCCCCCAACTCGTCTACAACCTGGGCTTCCAGCGCTTCGACTACGGCTCGGCCTGCGTGGTCGCCCTGGTCCTCTTCGCCCTCTCGATGGCCTTCACGGCACTTCTGATGCGCCGCAGGGGCGGCCTGATCCAGGCAGGTGAACGATGA
- a CDS encoding carbohydrate ABC transporter permease: MTQVLEKALESKAPPTPAERTARRRFLLEWIAVHSLGIAAALFFTLPFVFVFLTSLMSDSQALSRDLIPHTWEGDNYRRVFDTPGFLTWWRNTLIYAGLGTVLTVVSSIPVAYALAKFRFRGRNLALMLVISMMMLPPQVIIIPMYLFWAKQLELSGSLWPLIIPMAFGDAFSIFLLRQFLTTIPDEYVDAAKVDGCGDLRTLLKVVLPMAKPGIAAVALFQFFYAWNDYFGPQIYASENPGAWTLSYGLESFKGAHHTDWNLTMAATVLVMAPVILVFFFAQKAFVEGVTLTGVKG; encoded by the coding sequence ATGACGCAGGTACTCGAAAAGGCCCTGGAGTCGAAGGCGCCCCCTACCCCCGCGGAACGCACGGCCCGCCGCAGGTTCCTCCTGGAATGGATCGCCGTCCACTCCCTCGGCATCGCCGCGGCCCTCTTCTTCACCCTCCCCTTCGTCTTCGTCTTCCTCACGTCCCTCATGAGCGACAGCCAGGCGCTCAGCCGCGACCTGATCCCGCACACCTGGGAGGGGGACAACTACCGACGGGTCTTCGACACCCCGGGCTTCCTCACCTGGTGGAGGAACACCCTGATCTACGCGGGCCTGGGCACGGTCCTCACGGTCGTGTCCTCGATCCCCGTGGCCTACGCCCTGGCCAAGTTCCGCTTCCGTGGCCGCAATCTGGCCCTCATGCTGGTCATCTCGATGATGATGCTGCCGCCGCAGGTGATCATCATCCCGATGTATCTGTTCTGGGCGAAGCAGCTGGAGCTGTCCGGCTCGCTCTGGCCGCTGATCATCCCCATGGCGTTCGGCGACGCGTTCTCCATCTTCCTGCTGCGCCAGTTCCTGACGACGATCCCCGACGAGTACGTGGACGCCGCCAAGGTCGACGGCTGCGGCGACCTGCGCACCCTGCTGAAGGTCGTCCTCCCGATGGCCAAGCCGGGCATCGCCGCCGTCGCCCTCTTCCAGTTCTTCTACGCCTGGAACGACTACTTCGGCCCCCAGATCTACGCCTCGGAGAACCCGGGCGCCTGGACGCTCTCCTACGGCCTGGAGTCGTTCAAGGGCGCCCACCACACCGACTGGAACCTCACCATGGCCGCCACGGTGCTGGTCATGGCCCCCGTGATCCTCGTGTTCTTCTTCGCCCAGAAGGCGTTCGTCGAGGGCGTCACGCTCACCGGAGTAAAGGGTTAG
- a CDS encoding 6-phospho-beta-glucosidase, with product MKLTVVGGGSTYTPELVDGFARLRDTLPVEELVLMDPAQDRLELVGGLARRIFARQDHTGRITTTTSLDEAVDGADAVLLQLRVGGQAARQQDETWPLECGCVGQETTGAGGLAKALRTVPVVLDIADRVRRTNPRAWIIDFTNPVGIVTRALLQAGHKAVGLCNVAIGLQRKFAALLSVAPSGIHLDHVGLNHLTWETAVRLGGPEGEDVLPKLLGEHGDRIAADLRLPRPLLDTLGVVPSYYLRYYYAHDEVVRELGTKPSRAAEVAEMERRLLTMYADPALDEKPELLGERGGAFYSEAAVDLAAALLGGGGAPYQVVNTYNRGTIPFLPDDAVIEVQAAVGTKGAAPLPVHPVDPLYAGLMADVTAYEHLALEAALHGGRERVFRALLSHPLIGQYAYAETLTDRLIAHNREHLAWA from the coding sequence ATGAAACTCACCGTGGTCGGCGGAGGCTCGACCTACACCCCCGAACTCGTGGACGGCTTCGCCCGCCTGAGGGACACCCTGCCCGTCGAGGAACTGGTCCTGATGGACCCCGCCCAGGACCGCCTGGAGCTGGTGGGCGGTCTGGCCCGCCGCATCTTCGCCCGCCAGGACCACACGGGCCGCATCACCACGACGACCAGCCTCGACGAGGCGGTCGACGGCGCGGACGCGGTCCTCCTCCAACTCCGCGTCGGCGGCCAGGCGGCCCGTCAGCAGGACGAGACCTGGCCCCTGGAATGCGGCTGCGTGGGCCAGGAGACCACGGGCGCCGGCGGCCTGGCGAAGGCCCTGCGCACGGTCCCGGTCGTCCTGGACATCGCGGACCGCGTCCGCCGCACCAACCCCCGGGCCTGGATCATCGACTTCACGAACCCGGTGGGGATCGTGACCCGCGCCCTGCTCCAGGCGGGCCACAAGGCGGTGGGCCTGTGCAACGTGGCGATCGGCCTGCAGCGCAAGTTCGCGGCGCTGCTGTCCGTCGCGCCCTCCGGGATCCACCTGGACCACGTGGGCCTCAACCATCTGACCTGGGAGACGGCGGTACGCCTGGGCGGCCCGGAGGGCGAGGACGTCCTGCCGAAGCTGCTCGGCGAACACGGCGACCGGATCGCCGCCGACCTCCGTCTGCCCCGCCCCCTGCTCGACACCCTGGGCGTGGTCCCCTCCTACTACCTGCGCTACTACTACGCGCACGACGAGGTCGTACGGGAACTGGGGACGAAGCCGTCCCGGGCGGCCGAAGTCGCGGAGATGGAACGCCGGTTGCTGACCATGTACGCCGACCCCGCCCTGGACGAGAAGCCGGAGCTGCTCGGCGAGCGGGGCGGTGCCTTCTACTCGGAGGCGGCGGTGGACCTGGCCGCGGCCCTGCTGGGCGGCGGCGGCGCGCCGTACCAGGTGGTCAACACGTACAACCGGGGCACGATCCCCTTCCTCCCCGACGACGCGGTGATCGAGGTCCAGGCGGCCGTGGGCACCAAGGGCGCGGCCCCCCTCCCCGTACACCCCGTCGACCCCCTCTACGCGGGCCTGATGGCCGACGTGACCGCCTACGAACACCTGGCCCTCGAAGCCGCCCTGCACGGCGGCAGGGAACGCGTCTTCCGCGCCCTGCTCTCCCACCCCCTCATCGGCCAGTACGCGTACGCCGAGACGCTCACCGACCGGCTGATCGCACACAACCGGGAGCACCTCGCGTGGGCCTGA
- a CDS encoding N-acetylglucosamine kinase — protein sequence MGLTVLAIDAGNSKTDVAIVTADGEVLATARGGGFRPPAVGVDTAMDDLAETVTRALTTAGLTSVTHVSACLANADFPVEEEQLAAALHARGWGTTVTVRNDTFAILRAGVTEPRGVAVVCGAGINCVGMRPDGRTARFPALGRVSGDWGGGWGLSEEALWHASRAEDGRGAPTALAHTLPAHFGLPTVYALIEALHLEHLPPLRRHELTPVLFATASGGDPVARSIVERQAEEVVAMAVVALTRLDLLSEEAPVLLGGGVLAARHPLLNDHIAHLLTERAPKAVPQVVTAGPVLGAALLGLDTVGTREGAQGRLRRYYGV from the coding sequence GTGGGCCTGACCGTCCTCGCCATCGACGCGGGCAACAGCAAGACCGACGTCGCGATCGTGACGGCGGACGGAGAGGTCCTGGCCACGGCACGCGGGGGCGGGTTCCGTCCGCCCGCGGTGGGCGTGGACACGGCGATGGACGACCTGGCCGAGACGGTCACACGGGCCCTCACCACCGCCGGGCTCACCTCGGTCACCCACGTCTCGGCGTGCCTGGCGAACGCCGACTTCCCCGTCGAGGAGGAACAACTGGCGGCGGCACTGCACGCGCGCGGGTGGGGCACGACGGTGACCGTCCGCAACGACACCTTCGCGATCCTGCGGGCCGGTGTCACCGAACCCCGGGGCGTGGCGGTCGTCTGCGGCGCGGGCATCAACTGCGTGGGGATGCGCCCCGACGGCCGCACGGCCCGCTTCCCGGCCCTCGGCCGGGTCTCGGGCGACTGGGGCGGTGGCTGGGGCCTGTCCGAGGAGGCCCTCTGGCACGCCTCCCGGGCGGAGGACGGCCGCGGCGCCCCCACCGCCCTCGCCCACACGCTCCCCGCCCACTTCGGCCTGCCCACCGTGTACGCCCTGATCGAGGCCCTGCACCTGGAGCACCTCCCGCCCCTCCGACGCCACGAGCTGACCCCGGTCCTCTTCGCGACGGCCTCCGGTGGTGACCCGGTCGCCCGGTCGATCGTGGAACGCCAGGCCGAGGAGGTGGTCGCCATGGCCGTGGTCGCCCTGACCCGCCTGGACCTCCTGTCCGAGGAGGCCCCGGTCCTCCTGGGCGGCGGCGTCCTGGCGGCCCGTCATCCCCTGCTGAACGACCACATCGCCCACTTGCTCACGGAGCGCGCCCCCAAGGCGGTCCCCCAGGTGGTGACGGCTGGCCCGGTGCTGGGGGCGGCGCTGCTGGGCCTGGACACAGTGGGCACGCGCGAGGGGGCGCAGGGGCGGTTGCGGAGGTACTACGGCGTGTGA
- a CDS encoding glutamate ABC transporter substrate-binding protein, with translation MAVVCALVALVALCLPLTTDTTSAQNTTATTKTARAAAEEDCEAPEKQTLSPSSADGDTIRAIKNREGEKRKLIVGVDQNSYRWGYRNPNSGKTAELEGFDIDLVRRIAEDILGDPDAVQFKAIPTDQRIPAIKDGRVDMVVRTMTINCDRIADVAFSAPYFKTGQQVLASKSSPVKGYDDTLAGRRICTAAGSTAYSTLEADKKDGGLPASTDISTTVPNQLDCLVRLQLGEVDAVVTDGALAASQAAQDPTVQLKGDAFTAEYYGVAMKKDADDLVRRVNQILVDYRKDTANGWQASYDQWLSATLGKDAKKSEPPAPQYLRTS, from the coding sequence ATGGCAGTCGTGTGCGCCCTGGTGGCGCTGGTGGCCCTCTGCCTGCCACTCACCACGGACACGACGTCCGCCCAGAACACCACCGCGACCACCAAGACCGCCCGGGCCGCCGCGGAAGAGGACTGCGAGGCCCCCGAGAAGCAGACCCTCTCCCCGTCCTCCGCCGACGGCGACACCATCCGGGCGATCAAGAACCGCGAGGGCGAGAAGCGCAAGCTGATCGTCGGCGTCGACCAGAACAGCTACCGCTGGGGCTACCGCAACCCCAACAGCGGCAAGACCGCGGAGCTCGAAGGCTTCGACATCGACCTGGTCCGCCGCATCGCCGAGGACATACTCGGCGACCCGGACGCCGTGCAGTTCAAGGCGATCCCCACCGACCAGCGCATCCCCGCCATCAAGGACGGCCGCGTGGACATGGTCGTCCGCACGATGACGATCAACTGCGACCGCATCGCCGACGTCGCCTTCTCCGCGCCCTACTTCAAGACGGGCCAGCAGGTCCTGGCCTCGAAGTCCTCCCCCGTCAAGGGCTACGACGACACGCTCGCGGGCCGCAGGATCTGCACGGCGGCGGGCTCCACCGCGTACTCCACGCTGGAGGCGGACAAGAAGGACGGCGGTCTCCCGGCCAGTACCGACATCTCCACCACCGTGCCGAACCAACTCGACTGCCTGGTGCGGCTGCAGCTCGGCGAGGTCGACGCCGTCGTCACCGACGGCGCGCTCGCGGCGAGCCAGGCGGCACAGGATCCGACGGTCCAGCTCAAGGGTGACGCCTTCACTGCCGAGTACTACGGCGTGGCGATGAAGAAGGACGCGGACGATCTGGTACGCCGGGTCAACCAGATTCTGGTGGACTACCGCAAGGACACCGCGAACGGCTGGCAGGCGTCGTACGACCAATGGCTGTCGGCAACACTGGGCAAGGATGCGAAGAAGTCGGAGCCACCGGCACCGCAGTACCTCCGCACGAGCTGA
- a CDS encoding serine/threonine-protein kinase, with protein sequence MSQAPQKPPGAPPRTCQRPVCDGTYEDVGGGELYCDTCGLAPVVAAGGPPSGEGMVGSPPTGITAGGRGGSRGSAGSGSSRSSGRSSRTSSQSSKSRRSVSGRLSRSLSGKSTGRSVSVRSSGSTAGSGSRGRLGAGLVQVPPIPRPDPREMVLDNPEVPERKRFCSRSDCGAPVGRARGDRPGRTEGFCTKCGHPYSFVPKLRAGDVVHGQYEVVGCLAHGGLGWIYLAVDRAVSDRWVVLKGLLDTGDQDAMAAAISERRFLAEIEHANIVRIYNFVEHLDQRTGSLDGYIVMEYVGGKSLKEIANARRTAQGRRDPLPVEQACAYGIEALEALGHLHSRNLLYCDFKVDNAIQTEDQLKLIDMGAVRRMDDEESAIYGTVGYQAPEVAEAGPSVASDLFTVARTLAVLTFDFQGYTNVYADSLPDPDHIEVFRQYESFYRLLVRATDPDPARRFASAQEMTEQLTGVLREVVSLQTGRARPALSTLFGPELRVTDTELFPKLDGEVSRLGARVVRRSGARAGAPAALPHPRGPEGPHGLVKPVDTPAAAFALPVPRVDPTDPNAGFLAGLMTSAPAELLGALAAAPAPSIETRLRQIRAWLETGDPAAALQALVALEGERPDDWRVVWYRGVAALVTGDDEGAALAFDAIYDAFPGEIAPKLALGLCAEVLGQLDNAAEYYRLVWSTDPSYVSAAFGLARVQLATGDRHGAVRTLESVPESSIHYTAARVAAVRARLRQRTASASDAAFLGDLTAAAAQVEALEAYGLDPARREQLSAEVLGCALDWVLSVGQGSAPPAAGGRTLLGSGLDERGLRFGLERSYRTLARLARGGEERIDLVERANRYRPRTWV encoded by the coding sequence ATGAGTCAGGCACCGCAGAAGCCACCCGGCGCGCCGCCGCGCACGTGTCAGCGCCCCGTCTGCGACGGCACGTACGAGGACGTGGGCGGCGGCGAGCTGTACTGCGACACCTGCGGTCTGGCCCCGGTCGTCGCGGCCGGGGGTCCCCCGTCCGGGGAAGGCATGGTCGGTTCGCCCCCCACCGGCATCACCGCCGGCGGCAGGGGCGGCTCCCGCGGGTCCGCGGGCAGTGGCAGTTCCCGCTCCAGCGGCCGCAGTTCGCGGACGTCGTCGCAGTCGTCGAAGTCGCGCCGCTCGGTGTCGGGGCGCCTGTCGCGGTCCTTGTCGGGCAAGTCGACGGGCCGCTCGGTGTCGGTGCGCAGCTCCGGTTCGACCGCCGGTTCCGGGTCCCGGGGCCGGCTGGGCGCCGGTCTGGTGCAGGTGCCGCCGATCCCGCGGCCCGACCCGCGCGAGATGGTCCTGGACAACCCCGAGGTGCCCGAGCGGAAGCGGTTCTGCTCGCGCTCCGACTGCGGCGCCCCGGTGGGCCGGGCGCGCGGCGACCGGCCGGGCCGTACGGAGGGTTTCTGCACGAAGTGCGGTCACCCGTACTCGTTCGTGCCGAAGCTGCGGGCCGGGGACGTGGTGCACGGCCAGTACGAGGTGGTCGGCTGCCTCGCGCACGGCGGGCTCGGCTGGATCTACCTCGCCGTCGACCGGGCCGTCTCGGACCGCTGGGTGGTCCTCAAGGGCCTGCTCGACACGGGCGACCAGGACGCGATGGCGGCGGCGATCTCCGAGCGGCGCTTCCTCGCGGAGATCGAGCACGCCAACATCGTGCGGATCTACAACTTCGTGGAGCACCTGGACCAGCGCACGGGCTCGCTCGACGGCTACATCGTCATGGAGTACGTCGGCGGCAAGTCCCTCAAGGAGATCGCCAACGCCCGCCGCACGGCGCAGGGCAGGCGCGACCCGCTGCCGGTGGAGCAGGCCTGCGCGTACGGCATCGAGGCGCTGGAGGCGCTCGGGCACCTGCACAGCCGGAACCTGCTGTACTGCGACTTCAAGGTCGACAACGCGATCCAGACCGAGGACCAGCTGAAGCTGATCGACATGGGCGCGGTGCGCAGGATGGACGACGAGGAGTCGGCCATCTACGGCACGGTGGGCTACCAGGCCCCTGAGGTGGCCGAGGCGGGCCCGTCGGTGGCGAGCGACCTGTTCACCGTCGCCCGCACCCTGGCCGTTCTGACCTTCGACTTCCAGGGCTACACGAACGTCTACGCCGACTCCCTGCCCGACCCGGACCACATCGAGGTGTTCCGGCAGTACGAGTCGTTCTACCGGCTCCTGGTCCGGGCCACCGACCCCGACCCGGCCCGCCGGTTCGCCTCCGCGCAGGAGATGACCGAGCAGCTGACGGGCGTCCTGCGGGAGGTCGTCTCCCTCCAGACGGGCCGTGCCCGCCCGGCCCTTTCGACACTGTTCGGGCCGGAACTGCGGGTGACGGACACGGAGTTGTTCCCCAAGCTGGACGGCGAGGTGTCCCGCCTGGGGGCCCGGGTGGTGCGGCGGAGCGGGGCGCGTGCCGGTGCTCCTGCCGCCTTGCCGCACCCGCGGGGTCCCGAGGGGCCGCACGGCCTCGTCAAACCCGTCGACACCCCCGCCGCCGCCTTCGCCCTCCCTGTGCCCCGCGTCGACCCGACCGACCCCAACGCCGGTTTCCTGGCGGGCCTGATGACCTCGGCGCCCGCGGAACTGCTCGGCGCTCTGGCTGCCGCCCCGGCCCCGTCGATCGAGACGCGGCTGAGGCAGATCCGGGCCTGGCTGGAGACCGGCGATCCGGCCGCCGCGCTGCAGGCGCTGGTCGCCCTGGAGGGCGAGCGGCCCGACGACTGGCGGGTGGTCTGGTACCGGGGCGTGGCCGCCCTGGTCACGGGCGACGACGAGGGCGCCGCACTGGCCTTCGACGCGATCTACGACGCCTTCCCCGGCGAGATCGCACCCAAGCTGGCGCTGGGCCTGTGCGCGGAGGTGCTGGGCCAGCTCGACAACGCCGCCGAGTACTACCGGCTGGTGTGGTCGACCGACCCGAGTTATGTGAGCGCCGCGTTCGGCCTGGCCCGCGTCCAGCTGGCGACCGGGGACCGGCACGGCGCCGTACGGACGCTGGAGTCGGTCCCGGAGTCCTCCATCCACTACACGGCCGCCCGGGTGGCGGCCGTGCGGGCGCGGCTGCGGCAGCGCACGGCGAGCGCCTCCGACGCGGCGTTCCTGGGGGATCTGACGGCGGCCGCAGCGCAGGTCGAGGCGCTGGAGGCGTACGGTCTGGATCCGGCGCGGCGGGAGCAGTTGTCGGCCGAAGTCCTCGGTTGCGCGCTGGACTGGGTACTCTCCGTGGGCCAGGGTTCCGCCCCTCCCGCCGCCGGGGGACGGACGCTGCTCGGCAGCGGCCTGGACGAGCGGGGCCTGCGTTTCGGTCTGGAACGCTCGTACCGCACGCTGGCCCGGCTGGCGCGGGGCGGCGAGGAGAGGATCGACCTGGTGGAACGTGCCAATCGTTACCGCCCCCGGACGTGGGTGTAG